Proteins encoded within one genomic window of Polynucleobacter duraquae:
- the efp gene encoding elongation factor P → MKTAQELRVGNVVMIGTDAMVVLKAEYSRSGRNSSVVKMKFKNLLTGAPNEGVFKADDKFDVVILDKKDCTYSYFADPMYVFMDTEYNQYEVEAEFMGDALHYLEESMPCEVVFYEGKALSVAMPNSLVREIIYTEPAVKGDTSSGKVLKTAKLATGYELQVPLFCNTGDKIEIDTRTGEYRSRAN, encoded by the coding sequence ATGAAAACAGCACAAGAACTCCGCGTTGGTAACGTAGTCATGATTGGCACTGATGCCATGGTCGTTTTAAAAGCAGAATACAGCCGCTCAGGCCGCAACTCCTCTGTTGTAAAAATGAAATTCAAGAACTTGTTAACTGGTGCGCCTAACGAAGGCGTATTCAAAGCAGATGACAAGTTTGATGTGGTGATTTTGGACAAGAAAGATTGCACCTACTCTTACTTCGCAGATCCAATGTATGTATTTATGGATACCGAGTACAACCAATATGAAGTGGAAGCCGAATTCATGGGTGATGCATTGCATTACCTAGAAGAAAGCATGCCTTGCGAAGTCGTGTTCTACGAAGGTAAAGCGCTCTCAGTAGCCATGCCAAACTCTTTGGTTCGTGAAATCATTTACACAGAGCCAGCGGTTAAAGGCGACACTAGTTCAGGCAAGGTATTGAAGACTGCAAAATTAGCCACTGGCTATGAATTACAAGTACCACTGTTCTGCAATACTGGCGATAAGATCGAGATCGACACTCGTACCGGTGAATATCGTAGCCGCGCTAACTAA